A segment of the Candidatus Methanomethylicota archaeon genome:
CTGCACTATAATTCCACCATGCTCCATAAATTGAAGCTGGAAGAGATATACCAAATAATGTTACAAATGTTGCAATTCTCCAAAATATTGGGTTTTTACCATGTAACCTCGCCCATTCTCCAACAATTATGAATGAAAATACTGCCAATGATGTTGAAAGAATTGGGAATAATGCCCAAATTTGTAGATAAGCACCGCTAAGTGCTAATCCTATTACAACAAAGGCAGTTATTATAGCAGCAATCCATCTAGATGCTGTAACATATTTTGTTATTCTCTTCTTTGTTAATAATTGAACAAATTCTAATCCTAATACTCTCATATTTCTAAAACCTGAATAGAATGTACTCATAATGAATACAAGTACAATCCACATACCAAATAGCATAAGTAATTCCCTATCTAATGGTAATATTGCTCCTACAATTTTTGCAAAACCAAGTCCATAAGCTGCAGTCCAACCTGCTTTTAATGCTGGAATATATTCAGTAACAGGAATTACTAACATAGCTAAAAATGCAGTCCATAAGCCTACACTTTCTAAAACTTCTCCTCCATAACCAATTATTCTAACCCATCTTTCTTCTGGAAAACGTTTACAAGTATATGCACCAATCCAAAATACATGCATGCCAGTAAGAGCTCCACATGAAACCATCATAGTAATTCCAGGATAGAACCAACCACTAGGGGTCAATGCTTTATCATAAAATATTAAAGCAGGATAATCAGTTATTGGCATATTGGCAACTAATGCACCAATGAACATTAAAACAACTCCTGTTGCCATATATAGGAACATCATGAAGTTGGCAGGTTCTGAATATAACCAATTGGGTAAGCATGCAGCCAATATACCAATTATTGCAAGAATTAAATACCATGCTTCTGCTGGTAGTTTAACAGGATACATCATTCCTACATATAGAGCAATTAAAAATATTATGTACTGTATAATTCCAACTAACCATACAGGCCATCCTTTTCTATAAAGTAAATATCCTGATGGAGGACCTATTATTGCTAAAAGAATTATAGGTATGAATAAACTTGGTCTTGCAGTAGTTCCAGCAATTACTAATCTTACAAAAGCAGCACAAAAGCTTACTATTGCTATATAACCAATAAAAGTAAATAGAAGCCCAGAAAGTGGAGTAATCCATCTATAAGAAACTTCACTCGCTGTTTGACCACGTTGTCTCATCATAACAAATCCAGTTGCATAATCATGCACAGATCCTAAGAAAATGTTAACTGGTAATACATATAATATACCAGAGGCCCATCCCCATTGTGCTATAGCCACACCTCCAGCTAAAGGAGCCCCTCCTGCAGTTGCAGCCCAATGATCGCCGAATAGAGAATAGGGATTAGCAGGA
Coding sequences within it:
- a CDS encoding carbon starvation CstA family protein, with the protein product MQMTTGLLVIIGLAFWLFGVFVVSKRLEKVYFTPDPSRKTPAVAFRDDFDFYPANPYSLFGDHWAATAGGAPLAGGVAIAQWGWASGILYVLPVNIFLGSVHDYATGFVMMRQRGQTASEVSYRWITPLSGLLFTFIGYIAIVSFCAAFVRLVIAGTTARPSLFIPIILLAIIGPPSGYLLYRKGWPVWLVGIIQYIIFLIALYVGMMYPVKLPAEAWYLILAIIGILAACLPNWLYSEPANFMMFLYMATGVVLMFIGALVANMPITDYPALIFYDKALTPSGWFYPGITMMVSCGALTGMHVFWIGAYTCKRFPEERWVRIIGYGGEVLESVGLWTAFLAMLVIPVTEYIPALKAGWTAAYGLGFAKIVGAILPLDRELLMLFGMWIVLVFIMSTFYSGFRNMRVLGLEFVQLLTKKRITKYVTASRWIAAIITAFVVIGLALSGAYLQIWALFPILSTSLAVFSFIIVGEWARLHGKNPIFWRIATFVTLFGISLPASIYGAWWNYSAGAVVPGTVSLMAAIITLIYVFEWARKRWRKGYTPEEREAFLKFEQF